The genomic region AAGGGCAGAAGGCCGGTTTCCAGTTCCACGCATACATGGGAACCTCTCGCCATTTCCAGCACATGTCCTCCCAGACCGAAACCGGTGATGTCCGTGGCGGCCTTCAGCTGCATGGCGCGTATCACCTCCGCGCCGCGGGAGTTCAGCCTTGTGGTCCAGCGGTACATTTCCTGTTCCGCCTCATCGCCCCCCGGCCACTTCGCCTTGATGGCCGTGGCAAGCACGCCTGTCCCCAGAGGCTTGGTAAGAATAAGGGCATCCCCCGGCTGCAGGGCGTCGTTCTTCGCCGCGTGCGCCGGGTCGATCACGCCCGTGACCGAAAGGCCGAACTTGATCCAATCGTCATCCAGCGTGTGCCCTCCCGCGAGCACGGCCCCGGATTCCGCCACCTTTTCCATGGCCCCGGAAAGAATATCCGCCAGAACGGACATGGGCGTATCCGATTCCGCCGAAGGCGAGGGAAAAGACGCGATGTTCATGACCGACCAGGGCGTTCCGCCCATGGCATACACGTCGGAAAGGGCGTTGGCCGCAGCCGTCTGCCCGAAAAGACGCGCATCGTTGCCTATGGGGCCGAGTATGTCCACCGTCTGTACCAGCGCCATGCCCGCAGGCGGGGCCTTGATGAGCACGGCATCCTCGTTGTTGGAAAAGCCGTGCAGAATGCGGCCTTCCCTGTCGGGCGGCGGGGTGATGTCGGCAAGTATCTGCTCCAGCAACGCCGGAGAAGCCTTGGCCGCTCAGCCGGCCCCTTTCGTCTTGTCCATAAGGCAGTATGTCGCCATAGCCTCTCCTTTGAGTCTGCCGTGCCCGGCATCCGTCCTTAAATCCGCCCGCCCGGCAACGATGTCAGCCGTTCCCGGCACATGATCGCCGCTCTGCCCACAAAGGGCATGAAGGCGGCAATGCCCGTTGCAGGCGTGGGCTTCGTCAATTCCCCCGTGAACCTCGCCCCCTGTGCGGCCAGAAGGCAGGCCTCCTTCAGCGGAATATCCGCCGCCGCCAAAGCGGTAAGCAGCCCGGCGACGAGATCGCCCGTACCGCCCACAGGCTCCATGAAGGGAATGCAGGGGCTGTCCACCCTGCCGCATACCCGACCTTCCTCCACCACCATGTCCACCGCTCCCTTGACCAGCAGAAGGCGCGCGCTGTCGCCGTGCTCCCAGGCAAGGCCGGCCAGTTCCGGGGTTTCTCTGCCTTCGGCAAGCAGAAAGCCCCGGGTATAGAACGGATGCGGCGCCTTTTCATCCGCAAGAAAGGCCAGCTCCCCGGCATCGGGCGTGAACACGTCGTAACGCGAGGCGTAACCGCTCATCTTCGCGGCGTACATGAACCCCGCATCCGCAATAAGAACGGGCATGGGCCTCTTGCGTTCCTCCAGCGCCATGAGTATGCGGTTGTGTCCGTCCACACTGGGGAAAA from Mailhella massiliensis harbors:
- a CDS encoding sugar kinase, with the translated sequence MRTLICGTVPDDAFPLCMGTWKVEDGRLVPADVKVCGEGELPPAVPVERGTPALAAAAILALEALGGEAPLLLLAGDCGSSQGSTRLYAHLASWLGTPDAETLGGLTFHYLFPSVDGHNRILMALEERKRPMPVLIADAGFMYAAKMSGYASRYDVFTPDAGELAFLADEKAPHPFYTRGFLLAEGRETPELAGLAWEHGDSARLLLVKGAVDMVVEEGRVCGRVDSPCIPFMEPVGGTGDLVAGLLTALAAADIPLKEACLLAAQGARFTGELTKPTPATGIAAFMPFVGRAAIMCRERLTSLPGGRI